The genomic segment CGACGCGAATGCGCGCCCGCACGCCGCGGAACGTCCACGCGGCCGCCGCCGCCGCGACGTAGTATGCCAGCGCGCCGGCGCGCCGCTTGAATTGGCCCAGCGCCTCCATCTGGTGCACGATGTGCGCATCGAAGCCAACCGACGCGTACAGCATGTAGTACCGGGTGCCAACCCGACCAAGGTCGATGCTGCGCACGTCGCCCTCAATCTGCATCTTCGCGCAGGCTGCCAGGACGGTCGGATCGGGCGCCAGCGGGTTCAGCATTGGCAGCCCAATTTCCTGCGCCCAGACGTTGGCTGTGCCGGCAGGCAGTACGCCCAGCGCCGTTTGCGAATGAGCCAGCCCGTTCAGCGCCTCGTTGAGCGTGCCATCGCCGCCGGCGACAAACAGCGCATCAGCGCCGGAATCGGCCGCGGCGCGCGCCAGCCGCGTCGCATCGCCGCGCGCGGTCGTTTCGTGGACTGCGGGCGACCAGTCGCGGCTGCGCAGCACGTCGGCCACGCGCGCGATCGCCTCGCGCAGGTCGCGCTGCCCGGCCGCCGGATTGAAGATGATCCAAGCGCGCATCGCGCCGATTATATCAGACTCTGCCGACAACGCTGGTACTTCGGTGACCTGTCAGCAATTCTCATA from the Chloroflexota bacterium genome contains:
- a CDS encoding diacylglycerol kinase family lipid kinase: MRAWIIFNPAAGQRDLREAIARVADVLRSRDWSPAVHETTARGDATRLARAAADSGADALFVAGGDGTLNEALNGLAHSQTALGVLPAGTANVWAQEIGLPMLNPLAPDPTVLAACAKMQIEGDVRSIDLGRVGTRYYMLYASVGFDAHIVHQMEALGQFKRRAGALAYYVAAAAAAWTFRGVRARIRVDGRLVRRRIWAVMAANTQLYGGVIRFASEACADDGLLDVVIIEGPGLLAAAWNLIGYVRRGVWPDPRVRILRGQTIEVRTARPMPVQLDGDPFGVGPAQFDCVPAALRVLVPRNLPQRIFRNPAVHAFST